The DNA sequence CGAACTGCTGAAGCTGCCCGTGGCCCTCCAGCGCCGCGTCCTCCGTCTCGCCGCCATGCAGCGCGGAGCACAACTCGACTTCCTCCACAGCGAGCGCATCCTCGACCTCGTCACCAGTAAATCGCGCGAGCAGCGCATCGTCGAACTCCCCAACTCGTTTCGCGCCATCCTCAGCGCAAACGATCTCCGCTTCGAAACCGCCGCGGCCCAAGCGAAGAACTGCGGCTACAGTTACAACCTGCCTATCCCCGGTGAAGTCGCCATCCCCGAATTGCGCATCCTCCTTCGCGCCAAGGTAGTAACCGACGCCGCCACCCCAACCGACTATAATGGCGACCGCAGGCTAGCCCTCGATCAACTGGCGTCGCACCTCGTGGTTCGCAACTGGCGTCCCGGAGACCGTTTCTGGCCCGCGCATACCCGATCCGAAAAGAAGGTCAAGGAACTTCTTCAGGAACGTCACCTCGCCTCCCGTGAAAAGTCTCTATGGCCGGTGGCAGTTTCAGGAGAATCCATCGTCTGGATGCGCGGCTTCCCGGTTTCCTCCACCCTTGCGGCTCGCGGCGGTGTCGCCGTCGAAATCGAAGAACTGCCGCTTTCTCCCGACGCTTAGCCTGCAAGGGCCGAAACTACATTCGAGGTATTTTGGTGCAAGCTAACATTGGCATTCCGGGAACCCTGAAGCCGGTCCTCACCGCCGACCAGATCCAGCGCCGCGTCATCGATATGGCGCGCCAGATCAACACCGACTACGCCGGACGCACCCTCAACGCTGTCTGCGTTCTCGAAGATGGCTTCGTCTTCATGGCCGACCTCGTCCGTCACCTCGATATTCCCGTCATCTGCCAGTTCCTGAAGCCCTTCATCCACGAAGTCCAGCAGGGAGACATGATGACCACCGAAATCAAGTTCGCCCCCGAAGTCGACGTCCAGGGCGGCGATGTCATCCTCTTCCAGGGACTGCTCCAGTCCGGCATTACCACCGAATTCCTTATCCGCAATCTCACCACCCGTGGCGCCAACTCCGTCAAAGTCGCCACTCTCCTCGACCGCCAGACCGGCCGCCGCGTCATGCTCCAGCCCGACTATTTCGGCTTCCTCGTCGACGAAAACTACCTTTTTGGCTACGGCCTGGGTAATCCCAAAATGGGAAGAAACCTGCCTTTTGTCGCCACTACTACCGAAGCTGCTTCCCAAAAATCCGTGAAGTAGCCCACCTTTTGAACCTTAGTACCGCAAATTCCGACCCGTTCGGGGAATTTCCCGTTTCGGGCGGGTTACAATCTAGGGTACGGAATTCGCTGAGACGAATCCGGGGCCGGGGCATCTAAGTTATTGCAGAAAGAGGCGACGGCCCGACGTGTCTTCGGACACACAGGTTTAGGAGCATTAGGTGAATTCAACAGTTAAGACGGTAGTCTTTTGGCTCGTCATTGTTTTATGCGGTGTCCTGCTCTGGCAGGTGGTCACTTCCAGTAAGGGCGGTGCGAAGGAAGCCGAAGTCAGCTTCTCGCAATTCCTGTCCGACGTCGATGCGACCAAGGTGAAGGAAGTCACCATCACCGGCACGGAAGTCCACGGAAAGTTCACCGACGGTGGCGCTTTCCGCACGACCGTTCCAGCCAACTACCCCGATATGTATAAGGCCCTTCGTGAAAAGGGCGTCTCCACAACAGTTCGTGAAGTGCAGGGCGGAGGCTGGCCCACGTGGCTGCTCAACCTCGCTCCGCTCATCCTGCTCGGTGCACTCTGGTTCATCATGATCCGCCAGATGCAGACCGGCGGAAACAAGGCTCTCAGCTTCGGCAAATCTCGCGCGCGCCTGCTCTCCATGCAGCAGAAGAAAGTCACCTTCAAAGACGTCGCCGGTGTTGACGAAGCTAAGGAAGAACTCCGCGAAATCATCGAGTTCCTCCGTGAAGCCCAGAAGTTCCAGAAGCTCGGCGGACGCATCCCCAAGGGCGTGCTCCTCGTCGGACCTCCCGGAACCGGTAAGACCTTGCTCGCCCGCGCCGTAGCCGGCGAAGCCAACGTTCCGTTCTTCTCCATCTCCGGCTCCGACTTCGTGGAAATGTTCGTTGGCGTGGGCGCCAGCCGTGTTCGCGACCTGTTCGAGCAGGGCAAGAAGAATGCCCCCTGCATCATCTTCATCGACGAAATCGATGCCGTCGGTCGTCACCGTGGCGCAGGCCTCGGCGGCGGGCACGATGAGCGCGAGCAGACCCTCAACCAGTTGCTCGTCGAGATGGACGGCTTCGAATCCAACGAAGGCGTCATCCTCATCGCCGCTACCAACCGTCCCGACGTTCTCGACCCGGCGCTGCTCC is a window from the Terriglobales bacterium genome containing:
- a CDS encoding phosphoribosyltransferase family protein; its protein translation is MQANIGIPGTLKPVLTADQIQRRVIDMARQINTDYAGRTLNAVCVLEDGFVFMADLVRHLDIPVICQFLKPFIHEVQQGDMMTTEIKFAPEVDVQGGDVILFQGLLQSGITTEFLIRNLTTRGANSVKVATLLDRQTGRRVMLQPDYFGFLVDENYLFGYGLGNPKMGRNLPFVATTTEAASQKSVK